The genomic interval TGCGCTGGGCTGTGTCCCGCTGTGCGCTGGTTtgtgccctgctgtgccccaggcAGTGCCCTGGCAGTGGCCCAGCCGTGCCCGGGGCAGCgctgtgctccctgccctgctgggcaCTGACCGGCCTGTGCCCTGCTCCATGTCCAGCCATGCACAAGGCGCACCGAGCCGTGTCCTGCTCCGTGCCCTGCAATGCACCGGGCCGTACCGGGGCTGTGCCTTCCATTGCACCAGGCTGTACCGGGGCCATGCCCTGccgtgccctgggctgtgccctgcaCTGCACCGGGTGGTACCCGGGCTGTACCCGGGCCGTACCGggcctgtgccctgctgtgccctgcattGCACCAGGCTGTACCGGGCCGTACCGGGCCCgtgccctgctgtgccctgcattGCACCGGGCTGTAGTGGGCATTACCGGGCCCGTGCCCTACTGTGCCCTGCATTGCaccgggctgtagtgggccgtaCCGGGCCCgtgccctgctgtgccctgcattgcaccgggctgtagtgggccgtaCCGGGCCCgtgcctggctgtgccctgggcCACATCGGGGCCATGCTCCCCATTGCACCCTGCCGTACCGGGCCGTACCCGGCCGtgccccgcgctgccccgcccctccgccccgccccctgccccgccccctgcccggccgTGCGGCAGCGTGCGGCGCGTGGGGCCGTGACGTCCAGCCGCACGCGGGTGacgccccgccgcggccccgcccccgaGCGCCGCTCAGCTGAGGCGGGCGCAATGGCGGtgcggctgctgctggcccGGGCCCTGCGCCTGCTGAcgcgctgccgcccgccccgcgggcCCCGGCCCGagcccccgccccagcccccgccccagCTCCGGCCCCGGCTCGCCCCGCCGTGGCGGCCCTGGCTGGCCTGGCtgccggccgcccgccgcctcctGCGCGGCCCGTGCGGCGGGCTGGCGGCGgtggcgcggcggggccgcggcggggcctgCCTGGCGCTGGCCGTGGCGCTGGGGCTGGCCGAGCCGCGCCTGGAGGAGCAGCGACGGGCCGAGGCGGCGTGCCGCCACATCCAGGTGCGGCGTCCCCAGCCCGGGCCGAGCACTGGGCAGCCCCCTCGGCTCCCTCCGTGAcgggagggctgctgtggggagccCCTCGGCACCCTCCATAGAGGGGGGGTCTTGCTGTGGGGAGTCCTCAGACCCCCTCTGCGGGGGGGTTGTCCTTGCTGTGGGGAGCCCTCAGACACCCTCTTTGGGGGGGGTCCTTGCTGTGGGGAGCCCTTTGGGCACTCTCCATAAAGTGGGATGTCCCTGTGAGGAGCCCCTCGGTACCCTCCATGAGGGGGCCTTGATGTGGGGAGCCCCTTGGCACCCTCCATAAAGCAGGGGGGGGTCCCTGTGGGAAGCCCTCAGACACTCTCCATAAAGGGGAGGCAGGTCGTTGCTGTGGGGAACCCCTCAGACACCCCTCATGAAGGGGGGGCCTTGCTGTGGGGAGCCCCGCGGGCACCCTCCGTGAAGGACACGGGGTCCTTGTGGGGAGCCCACCCAGGCAGCCCCAGTGAAGGACACAGGGGGGGCCCTTGCTGTGGGGAGCCCCTCGGGTACACCTTCCCAGCTCCCCCCAAGGAAGGTGGGGCACCGCTATGAGCAGCCCTCAGACACATCCCCAaactgggggctgctgtgggcagccccacaggcacctcctcctcctcccccaaaaCAGGGGAAGCCTCTGGTCAGCAGCCCCTTGGCACCCTAAAACAGGTATCAGGGAGGGTGCTCACTGTGGGGAGCCCCTCACACCCTGTTCCCCCACTAAAGGAGGAGGTCAGGGCCCTGGTGATGGGCGTCCTGTGTCCCAGGAGCCTGGTGTCGAACCCCCAAGTCCGTCACCTCTCCAGGGCAGACTGGGCCAGGCCATGCTGGCAGGGCACCGGTACGGATGGTGCTGAACGTAGTATTTCATGGGTAAAAATAGACATTTGGTGTTCAGAGCCAGCTGTCACCTGCCGCACTAACCAGCAGACAAACACATTCCTGCAGAGGTTTTGCCTTTCCCTGAAGCTTTGTGGGGAACTTTGCCTCCCCTGCCCTTGCTGGGTAGTTAAATTTGCTTTATAAATTTGCTCATCCCCCTTCCACTGTCCCCGAATCTGTGTCCCTTTGCCCCAGGGCACATCCCTAGGCTGGCCGCTGGCAGGTCAGGGTTGTGGCTCGCTGGGGAGTGTGCTGGTTTCTGTCTGTCCAGGTGACAGCTGTGGCACCACCAGACCTGTGGGATCGTGAACACTGGAGTTAAACTCCAGCACAACCCtcctgtgctttgttttctcacATCTCTTTCGAtttcctcctccagctttcTCCTGTGGCCGAGTCACTCTTCCTCAAAATAACTGACCCTTGTACTCAGCTGCCACAAAAGCTCAGGGCAttgtttttccatcttttgCTCTTaattggattttcttttaaatgctgtttgccTGATTTATTTATTGAGGGGGAGAAAAGTGTACTAGTGCATCTCtttttagaagtatttaatTAGACTTGTCTTTACAAAACATGTTTATGTTCTAGATTAGCAAATGACTCTCGCTCCCCATTCCTCCTCTTCCTGTGCATCTACAGCACCCTTGGAAAGGGCACCTTTGGTAAAGGCCGTTTTAGGGGTAAATCgtttcagataaaaatatatGGGCTGCATATTAGTTTCCCTGTGATTACAGTGATTTGAGCCTAATGGTTAGAGCCTGATTGTGCGTTTTGGGTTGGACCAGCCCAACAGGACGGTAATACTGCTTAAACAGGAAGGGAGTTCTCCTTCGTTGGGAAGTCTTGAATAACCGAGCGGGTTTTTTTATCATTGTGGTTTTGTATTCCTTTCAGACCGTGTTTGTTGGAAAGAACAAGCCGCAGAAAAATCCCCTGAGCTCCTTCCGCTGGCAGGGCTTCAAGCTGGAAGAATATCTCATCGGCCAACCCATCGGGAAGGGCTGCAGCGCTGCGGTGTACGAAGCAGCTATCCCTTTCTCGTGTGATCGTCAGGGCCGTGCGGAGAGCAGCCGTCTtgccgggccggggctggctgTGCAGTGCCATCGTGGCTCACCTTCGCAGGCGGCTGGAGAGGAGCCTGTAGAGAAATGCCAGCCAAAAGGGGCTTTTCCATTAGCTATCAAAATGATGTGGAATATTTCGGTAAGCAGTCGGTTCTTAATCTCCTTGTCTGTCACGGGGGAAGTCTGGCTGAAATGTTTAATGTGTAAGTGTTGAAAGAGCAAGTTAGGTAGCACACGATgagcatttcaaaacaaagctgttgATATGTGACATTGGAGACATCAGTTGTGAGCGAATGGTCCCAGAGCAAGGTAATTAGCATTCATCATTCCTCTGGAAGTggcgctgggagctgctgctggtgttgtTGGTTATGGAAGTGACGTGTTTTGGAAGAAGAGTTTTTCTGAAGCTGTCTGTAATGTTAAGGTGTAAGACCAGCAAAGCCACCACTGCCAGTGCTTTAGGAATCAGTGTCCTGGTCAGTGTCAGGACAGAGAGAGATTTTCTCCTGCAAAGGGTGGCCGGGGTGTGAGTGAATGGTCGCAGGGGGGTGGACAGTAGCCTGTGTCTGGGTCCCCTTGCCCCTTGTGAAGTGAATGGATGAGAGCTGTGCTCACGTTTCCCAGCCTGGGTGACTGTCTGATCCGGCCCTTCAATGGGGTTGTtccacacttaaaaaaaacaacacctgGCTTTTCCTGTTGAAGAGGTTTTGTGGCACTTGATGTGACAAGTGGGTATTCTAAGGGAGTCTTCCCAAACACCAGCATCTGAAATCCCTTGGGCTCCAGGAATACACCGGCATTTAGCTGTGGGCTTTTCTGGTCAGGTTTTGAAGTTGAACACAAGTGTTAGCGTATAGCTCAGGGTGCTAAGAGTCGAGGGTGTGTTTGAAGAGacaaacagatttctttctgcaaGCAAGGCCTTGACACATCCCTTGCCAAATTATTTAAGTCGTTCATTGCCTGCCCTGATTTTCAAAGTAGAGAAGAGAGTCCCTTCAATCTACTCTCAGTTGATTCAGATACAGCACCCGCGTCAGGATTATCTGCTTTCCGTCTGTATTGAGGCTGAATGCTTTTTCAGCTTAAACCACTGTGGTGTCTAATTGCTGTTGCAGGCTGGTTCATCAAGTGAAGCCATCCTCGATGCGATGGGCCGAGAGCTTGTTCCAGCCACGGGGGTTGCCTTAGCTGGGGAATATGGAGCTGTCCCTGGCCGCAGGTACAGTCATTGTGGAAAACGGTGGCGGTTCTGAAATGTTGACCTGCTGATTTTATCTGTCCTTTCATTTTGCGGCACATCTGTACTGTTAAGCAGGTGGCCAGAGGTTTCTATAATAGTTCCTGAAAGTAGATAAACCCGAAGCCTTGGCATTATTAATGGCTTGGGGGGGCACGTCAATGTGTTCTGTCTGAACGACAGTGCCTGCAGAAGTGCTGCATGCCTCAAACACCGTGTGGGGATGGGTTGCTGGCTGCTGCGGGGCGTTTTCTCCAGGGTGCATTTCTCCAGCACGGTTAGGAAACCACACAGCAACAGCGCTGTTCGAACAGTGATTTAGCACAGCCTCGTTGAGTCTGAGGAGCAGATTGTGGCACGGCGGGTTGGCCTGCGGGGaatttctgcagctgaactgTACCAGCTCGGCTGGTGTAGTAGTCCAGAAGCATGTCAGAAAAGTAAGCGCCAAAAAATGGGGAACTGGTTGGGGTCCTGCCAGCGGTCTGATGGGCAACGGTGGCCAGGCACTTGTCTGCCCTGTGCCTTAGTTTCCCCATGTGTAAAAAGCATCAATACCTGTAGAGTTAAAGGCTGTGAGGAGCTGCTTCTGATTAAACATCATTTAAATATGTGCATCGTGGtgctttttaattacagaaatatacACCCACAATTGGTAACAATGTGACTGTATTAAATATCAGACAATTTGTAACACGATTTGACTGTACTGTTTTAGAATGGGTTTGGCTGTAAAATGgttgctgctgggcagggaggttGAAACTATTCTCCTGTGAGGAAAtgggcaagaaagaaaatggaaaatgactCAGTTTCTACTCTTTCACCTCAGTGAGAAGTGAGCAAACAGCATGAAGGTGGGAAATGGCACGGAAACTTTTTAAGTTCTCTCGAGTGCACTATCATTGTtcaaaaatgcatctttttgttCGATTTGAAACAATGGAGTCTGCAGTCCAGATTGTCtgatttaaatttcaaatacatCTCAGCTGCCAATACAAATGAATAATGAATGCTGTGCGGTACGTCGCTAGCTGGGAATGAGACTGAGCAGCCAAAGGGGTATTTGACATTCAGGGGATGAGAGGGGAGAGCGAGCTGTTTGGCAGATAGATAGGTAACCTGCCTTTCATTGTAGCGAGTGCTTCCTGCCCGTGCCCCAAAACAGAGGGTCTCAATTGATAAGCCTCGTGTGAAGCTGACCTTTATTTTCCGTCTAAGAAAGTAATAGTGTTTGGAGTTCGTTTCCTCTAAAGCTGCTGTTCCAGTTCTTTTTGAACTCAGAAGCAGCCTGTGACTAGCTCTGCCTTTGTTAGCGGCATGGGAAGGGCTAGCAGGGTTTGAATAAAATGAAAGGCTGCATGTTATGTGTAAGGGGTTCCGGCAAAGCTTCGTTCGCAGCGCAGGTAAAGCACCAGTATTCCCTGTTCAGCCATCATATATAGGGAAATCCAGTTACCACAGGGTCCTCCTGACAGCTGGGGTGCAGTCTTGGTCTGCATGCCCTCCCCGCTGGTGCATCAGCAGACGGTGCTGCCCTGATGGTGacagttttgtttgctgtggGAAGTGCCGGGGTAGATTCTGAACTGTGGAGAAAGTGCTGGGAGCCACCCGCTGCTGCAGCGGATCTGCTCGGGCTGTGGGCACTTCGCATCAGCGTGGGAACCACTGGGCTGAGGCGCTGCCTGGGACGTTGGCCGTGAGGGCAGGGAGGTTGCTGTCCGTGTGGCTTCTGGCTGAAGGGTTTCCAGGAGGTGAATGTTTGAATATTTGCTTAATGTGCAGTCCTGTAATCTGTACTGAGCAGCCTTAATGCTCTCCCTGATAAGGCTTTCACTGCAGAATAAACATGTTTGCACGCTGCTCTGGAACCTGTTGCGGGGGAGGACAGGCTGCATTAAGGAAAAGTTGTTCCAGAAAGAGCAGAGATGTGTCTGTGATACATGAGATCTGACCAGGAGACCGATGTAATCTGTATTTATACTTTTGCACAGAAAACCCATCCCTGGGAGGAAGAAGTTGCAACCTCATCCGAATATAATCCAGGTGATCCGAGCGTTCACATCCTCTGTCCCTTTGCTGCCCGGAGCCTTCGCAGACTATCCTGATGTTCTTCCATTAAGCCTGAATCCCAGAGGGATCGGTCATAGCCGCACGCTCTTCTTGGTGATGAAGAAGTAGGTAGAGAGAAGCTTGTTAACGTGACTTGGGCTTTTCATGAGACAGCCCGGCGGGGCTGCGTATTTGGCTGTGACACGGGTCCTTGCAAAGATCTGGCTCGGGCTGCTGCCAAAAAGCAGAGTACACTCTTGGAAATGTCTCCTAAGACTTGTTCCAAGTCCTTGAGATTTTAACTCATTTGACAATGAAGACAAGCCATTCTTTTTAACCATGGCCCCAAATTAAAGTAAGAAGTGAGGAGCTTGTGCCCATTATTGTCTGCCCTTCTAAGTCTGAACTTCACCCCTAGTCTGAACACGCCGCTATAGACAGAGTAGAATCAGTAATGAGATTTATTAGCACTTGGCATCTCTGGCTTTCTCAgtcaggttttggttttgaatggGTGTTGCGGTGGTGTCGACATAAAAGCACCTTCTGTTTCCCTCTCTTTTGTTCTGCCTTCGTCT from Falco biarmicus isolate bFalBia1 chromosome 3, bFalBia1.pri, whole genome shotgun sequence carries:
- the PINK1 gene encoding serine/threonine-protein kinase PINK1, mitochondrial is translated as MAVRLLLARALRLLTRCRPPRGPRPEPPPQPPPQLRPRLAPPWRPWLAWLPAARRLLRGPCGGLAAVARRGRGGACLALAVALGLAEPRLEEQRRAEAACRHIQTVFVGKNKPQKNPLSSFRWQGFKLEEYLIGQPIGKGCSAAVYEAAIPFSCDRQGRAESSRLAGPGLAVQCHRGSPSQAAGEEPVEKCQPKGAFPLAIKMMWNISAGSSSEAILDAMGRELVPATGVALAGEYGAVPGRRKPIPGRKKLQPHPNIIQVIRAFTSSVPLLPGAFADYPDVLPLSLNPRGIGHSRTLFLVMKNYPCTLCQYLRESSPDVCLSTMMILQLLEGVDHLVRHGIAHRDLKSDNILVEFDSAGCPWLVITDFGCCLADETIGLRLPFTSSYVDRGGNGCLMAPEVITASPGPGTVINYSKADAWAVGAIAYEILGLPNPFYGHGESALESRSYREDQLPSLPNHVPLEVKQVIKMLLRRDPNKRLSARVAANVLHLSLWGGSVLASTTLKADQMITWLLCQSAAALLTEGLVDNRRVETKMKMCFLANLEYEDLWAAIFLLLAWRSRSG